The genomic stretch TGCATTGTTCCAAGCATCCCCTGAATAGTGGACAAACCTCCTGAAGCAATAGCAACCAATGAATTAGCATTATTGGAATTTCTGGTTGCCTGCGCAATACCAAGATTTGTAGAATTCAATCCCTGGGCTATTTGGTAACCTGCAGGGTCAACCCATGCGCCGACTATTCTTAAACCGCTTGATAATTTTTGAAGCGACAAACCTAAGGCATTTGAAGTGTTTTGAAGGTTGTTTTCCGCAATAATTGCAGATTGGTTTGAATTGATAAATAAACCGTTATACATTTTATCCTCCGTGATAAATTTTTCCGGCATCCGTGCCGAAAGTTTTGTTTAATTTTACATTGAATTATTAAAATAGTAAGGCTATATGCCAAAATACTAACCCCGTTCACCTCCTTTTTGTATTAATTAATTCACATTTTTAAAAAATTGAAGGCAAATCACCCTCTTTCTTTTTTATAGCCTTTGTTTATATATCGTCCTTTTAAAAATAAACTTTAATTTTTTTCAAAAATGTCTATTTCCTCGGCAACGCTTTGCGGCGATAAACCATCCGTATAAATTATCATATCGGCTTTTTTATAAAATCTTTCCCGCTCGTCAAGTTTATTTTTAATATCCTTTTCGCTAAAACCGTTTATTCCTAAAACCGGACGGTTCTTTTCCGCCCTGATTCTTTGATATATCGTTTTGCCGCCGGCTTTAAGGTATATGGTATAACCCAATTTTTTCAATATTTCCATGTTGTTTTTATAAACCGGCATACCTCCTCCCGTGGAGATTACCCAACGTTTATCCTCTCCGTTTATAATTAAATTACCGGATTTTAAAAAAAATGGGTCTGATTTCAAATCAGACCCATTTTTTTCTTCTCTTAAGAAACTTAAAATATTATTTTTGTTTTTTTTGAAATCCTTTAAAATTTTATTTTCCGCGTCCCTGAAATAAGCCTCGCCTTTTTGCTTAAATATTTCATTAATCGTCATGCCCTCGCGGCTTTCCGCAATATAATCGAGGTCAACAAAGTTATACCCCCATTTTTCTGCCAAAAGCCGGCCCACCTCCGTTTTTCCCGCCCCCATAAATCCGATAAGCACAATATTTGTTTTCATTTTCATCATCCTTTTCTGGATTCCCGCCTTCGCGGGAATGACTAACAGTGGTTGTCATTCCCGCGAAGGCGGGAATCCATGCTAATCTAATCCTTCACTACTTTTTCTTGATATACCCTTCGTAATTTCTTTTAATCTCGTCTAAGCCGTCTCCGCCGAACTTTTTTAAGAAGAAATAGCAGATAGAAAAGGCCAAAGCGGCCTCCGCCACAACGGAAGCGGCGGGAACGGCGCAAATATCAGACCTTTCAAGAAACGCCTTTTTGGCTTCGCCCGTTTCTAAATCGACCGTGTCAAGATACGGCTTCATAAGCGTAGGAATAGGCTTCATTGCGCATCTGACGCTGATAACCCCGCCGTTAGACATTCCGCCCTCTATGCCGCCGGCATTGTCGGTCTTTCTATAAAAACTCCCGGCCTCGCCTTTGCCGCCGGTGAAATCAGACCCCTTTTTTCCGTAATAAATAGAATCATGATATTCTGAACCCTTTACAAAAGCCGACTTAACGCCCGAACCTATTTCCACACTTTTAATCGCTTGAATACTCATTAAAGACATTGCAATATGGGCATCCAATTTCTCGTCCCACTGGGTAAAACTGCCCAGACCTATCGGAAGATTTTTTACCTGCGCGACAATTAAGCCGCCCACGGTATCCCCCTCTGTTTTCATCTTATCGATTAATGCTTTTGCCTTACCTTCCAAATCTGGATAAGGCATTCTAAGTTCGGAATTGTTAATATTTTTAACAATTTCGTTGTCGAAAAGGTCGATAGCGTCAAAGAAAAAGGCGTCAGAATTGAAATCAGACCCATTTTTAGAACCGGCACCGCCGATACTGAGCACCGCCGAAGCGAACTCGATGCCGAAATTATTCAAAAGTATCTGGCATATCGCCCCGACAGCAACCCGCGAGGCGGTTTCCCTTGCGCTCGAACGCTCCAGAACATTTCTTATATCGTCAAGGCCGTATTTTAG from Candidatus Acidulodesulfobacterium ferriphilum encodes the following:
- a CDS encoding shikimate kinase — its product is MMKMKTNIVLIGFMGAGKTEVGRLLAEKWGYNFVDLDYIAESREGMTINEIFKQKGEAYFRDAENKILKDFKKNKNNILSFLREEKNGSDLKSDPFFLKSGNLIINGEDKRWVISTGGGMPVYKNNMEILKKLGYTIYLKAGGKTIYQRIRAEKNRPVLGINGFSEKDIKNKLDERERFYKKADMIIYTDGLSPQSVAEEIDIFEKN
- a CDS encoding chorismate synthase, which codes for MLRFLTAGESHGKGLVTIIDNFPAGVKIDGDFIDRKLVLRQSGYGRGARQKIETDKIEFLSGIRGGYTTGSPVSFFIKNKDYENWKERMDAYKPVPEETKIHVPRPGHADFAGSLKYGLDDIRNVLERSSARETASRVAVGAICQILLNNFGIEFASAVLSIGGAGSKNGSDFNSDAFFFDAIDLFDNEIVKNINNSELRMPYPDLEGKAKALIDKMKTEGDTVGGLIVAQVKNLPIGLGSFTQWDEKLDAHIAMSLMSIQAIKSVEIGSGVKSAFVKGSEYHDSIYYGKKGSDFTGGKGEAGSFYRKTDNAGGIEGGMSNGGVISVRCAMKPIPTLMKPYLDTVDLETGEAKKAFLERSDICAVPAASVVAEAALAFSICYFFLKKFGGDGLDEIKRNYEGYIKKK